GCCGCATCCGCTGCCGGGGCGGAGGACTCGGAAGCGGGGGGAGTACTGGTGTCGGTCACGGTCTCATCTCCGTTGTCACTCGGGCCGGACCGAGATCGGTCCGCTGTTTCCCGCGCCGCCGCCATGGGGACGTGTCGCGGGGAGGTCGGTAGCAAGGGGAGCGCGCAAGACCCGGTCGCCCGGGCCTCGCGCCGCGATCATCCCTTGGGTTTGTTCGCCGGTCGGGCGCCCTTCTTCGGATTCACCGGTTTGGCGCCGGGCTTCGGCGCGAGCGCCTTGGTGTCGACGACCGGGATCACCGGCTCCTCGGCGTCCTTCTTGCGGCCGAACAGGCCACCGCTGCGACCGGGCTGCACCGGGTTCGTCGACTTCAGGTCGCTGGCGGTCGCGTTCGCCGGGCGGGCGCTGGTGGCGCCGCCCTTGCCGGCCATCTGCGGCGGCGGGAACTTCCGCAGCACCCACTGCTGCTGGGCCAGGGTGAACAGGTTGTTCGTCACCCAGTAGATGACCACACCGATCGGGAACAGCGAACCGGAGATCAGCAGCGAGAACGGGATGCCGTAGAGCATCAGCCGCTGGATCATCTTCTGCTGCGGGTCCTCGGCCCAGCCGGTCTTGAGGATCATCTGCCGGCTGGTGAGGAACGTGGTCGTCATCATCAGCAGGATCAGGATGGCGGCCAGGATCTTGACCGTGGTGCCGTTCGCGCCGAGCGCGGCCAGCTCGGCCGGGGTCGAGCCGAACTTGGCGCTGATCGGCGCGTTGAAAAGCCGTGCCGCGGAAGCGCTGCTGAACTGATCGAGCGACCATCCATAGATGGTTTTGTACTGTTCCGGCAAGTGCGGGTCCAGGTG
This window of the Actinoplanes oblitus genome carries:
- the yidC gene encoding membrane protein insertase YidC — translated: MSLDWIYYAISWILLRWHALWDAIGIPDGRVLGTNWAWVLSIFFLVVTLRVILFPVFVKQIKSQRAMQALQPKVKALQEKHKGDRETLQKEMMELYRTEKANPLMGCLPMVLQIPVFLGLFHVLKHLDPHLPEQYKTIYGWSLDQFSSASAARLFNAPISAKFGSTPAELAALGANGTTVKILAAILILLMMTTTFLTSRQMILKTGWAEDPQQKMIQRLMLYGIPFSLLISGSLFPIGVVIYWVTNNLFTLAQQQWVLRKFPPPQMAGKGGATSARPANATASDLKSTNPVQPGRSGGLFGRKKDAEEPVIPVVDTKALAPKPGAKPVNPKKGARPANKPKG